ATTGATTCGTCATTGAATACGAGTAAATCATGTATTTTAAGTTGTAATGGTTTATAAAACGAATGATATTTTGGTTTTACAAAAGTTTCTTTTTTGGGTTTTTGAAATCCCAATCCTTCGCGTAGCTCGGTGTCGGTAAATCCATTCTCAATGAATTCCTTAATTCTTTTGGGTAAAAAAATTGATGGGTATTCTTTTTCTTGGCTATTGAAAATCAATTTGGGCATTCGGTTTTTTTAAATTGGCTACAACGGTTGGTGTATGGTGCGTTTGCATCCCGAAGGGTGCATATGCACTATACATAGTGTTGTGCTTAGTTTTTACTTACAGTAAATCTAATCATTTTTATAGTTTGCTTTTGCTAAATCAAAACTTGAAACAAATCTGGCTTATCATTCAAATATTCTCCAAAGAAATTTTTTGTTTTCATTTTTAGAATCAGTCCGTCTAAATCCCTTGGGTTACTTATTTCTAAACCAACAATGGCTGGACCTGAATTTCTGTTGTGTTTTTTGGAATATTCAAAATGGGTAATATCATCATTTGGACCTAAAATATCATTTAAAAACTCAAGTAAAGCACCTGCTCTTTGCGGAAATTTTATGATGAAATAATGTTTGTGTCCAGAATGAAGCAAAGCACGCTCTTTTATTTCTTCTGTTCGAGTAATGTCATTATTTGAGCCACTAATTAAACAAACTACATTTTTGCCTTTTATTTCAGTAGAAAACTGGCCCAAAACTGCTGTGGTTAAAGCACCAGCAGGTTCCACCACAATGGCGTTTTTATTGTACAGATCTAAAATAGTTTGGCACACTTTTCCTTCGTGAACCGTTACCATTTCGTCTAAATTTTCTTTGCAAATTTCAAAGTTTAAATCGCCTACTTTTTGAACAGATGCACCATCAATAAATTTATCTATGTTATCTATTTTTGTGTTAAATCCATTAATTATAGAAACAGACATTGAAGGAGCGCCTTTTGGTTCAACACCTATAATTTTTGTGTTGGGAGAAAGTTCTTTAAATATACTGGAAACACCAGCAGCCAAACCACCACCACCAACAGGCAAAAACAAATAATCTACAGGTGTTTTGCTTTGTGCTAATATTTCTAAAGCAATGGTTGCTTGCCCTTCTATTACTTTTATATCGTGAAAAGGATGTACAAAAGACATCTTTTTTTCTTTGCAATAATCTGTGGCTGCATAAGAAGCATCATCATAAGTATCGCCATTTAAAACCACTTCTACATAATCTCCGCCAAACATTTTTACTTGTTCTATTTTTTGATTGGGTGTAGTCGTTGGCATAAATATAACACCCTTTATTTTTTTTGCTTTACAAGAAAAAGCAACACCTTGAGCGTGATTTCCTGCACTGGCACAAACGACTCCTTGCTCTAATTCTTCGCCAGTTAATGATGAAATTTTATGATAAGCTCCTCTTATTTTATAAGAACGAACTTCTTGTAAATCTTCTCGTTTAAAAACAATATTAGCCTCATATTTTTCAGATAAATACTGATTTTTTTGTAATGGCGTTTCCAAAACAACATCTCTTAAAAGAGATGCTGCTTTTTTCACGTTTTCTAAAGTAATATATTGAGTTTCTGTGGTCATTTTTTTAGTTTTTGCATTGCGCTCATAGAAGTTCTCAAAGTCGCACCTATTTTTTCTATTGGATGATTTCTCAAAGCTTGATTTACTGCTATTAATTTTTTATTATCCACTTTGTTGTCTGTTGAAAATGGCTTACCAATTAAGTTTGCATCCACATTTTTCATAAAATCAGCTAACAAAGGTTGGCAAGCGTGATCAAATAAATAACAGCCGTATTCTGCTGTGTCAGAAATAACTCGATTCATTTCATAGAGTTTTTTTCGTGCTATTGTATTGGCAATTAATGGCACTTCGTGCAGTGATTCGTAATAGGCAGATTCTGCTTTTATTCCAGAATTTACCATTGTTTCATAAGCCAATTCTACACCCGCTTTTAAAAATGCTGCCAATAAAGTTCCATTGTCAAAAAAATCTTGCTCACTAATTAATTCATCTGTTGCTTTTGTTTGCTCAAAAACGGTTTCGCCTGTTGCTTTTCTCCAGTTCAATAAATCTTTATCATCATTTGCCCAATCTTTCATCATTCCTTTAGAAAATTCACCAGACATAATATTGTCCATATGTTTATGGAATAATGATCTCATAATTATTTTCAATTCCTCAGCCAATTCGTAGGCTTTCACTTTTGCTGGGTTAGATAGTCTGTCCATCATATTAGTTAAACCACCGTGTTTTAAGGCTTCAGTCAATGTTTCCCAACCGTATTGAACCAATTTTGCAGCATAATTAGCGTCTATTCTTTTTTCGAGCATTTTATCGAAACACAAAATTGATGCAGATTGTAGCACGCCACAAAGTATGGTTTGTTCGCCCATTAAATCTGATTTTACTTCGGCTACAAAAGAGGAATTTAACACACCAGCTTTATCGCCACCTGTGGCAACAGCATAAGCTTTTGCTAATTCCAAACCTTCATTTTCCGGGTCGTTTTCTGGATGAACAGCAATCAAAGTGGGTACACCAAA
The genomic region above belongs to Maribacter hydrothermalis and contains:
- the ilvA gene encoding threonine ammonia-lyase, translated to MTTETQYITLENVKKAASLLRDVVLETPLQKNQYLSEKYEANIVFKREDLQEVRSYKIRGAYHKISSLTGEELEQGVVCASAGNHAQGVAFSCKAKKIKGVIFMPTTTPNQKIEQVKMFGGDYVEVVLNGDTYDDASYAATDYCKEKKMSFVHPFHDIKVIEGQATIALEILAQSKTPVDYLFLPVGGGGLAAGVSSIFKELSPNTKIIGVEPKGAPSMSVSIINGFNTKIDNIDKFIDGASVQKVGDLNFEICKENLDEMVTVHEGKVCQTILDLYNKNAIVVEPAGALTTAVLGQFSTEIKGKNVVCLISGSNNDITRTEEIKERALLHSGHKHYFIIKFPQRAGALLEFLNDILGPNDDITHFEYSKKHNRNSGPAIVGLEISNPRDLDGLILKMKTKNFFGEYLNDKPDLFQVLI
- the ilvC gene encoding ketol-acid reductoisomerase; amino-acid sequence: MENYFNTLSLREQLAQLGKCDFMDASEFTNGVSALKGKKIVIIGCGAQGLNQGLNMRDSGLDVSFTLRESAIKERRQSFKNANENKFKVGTYKEMIPTADLVINLTPDKQHTDVVSKVMPLMKKGAALSYSHGFNIVEEGMKIREDLTVIMMAPKSPGSELREEYKRDFGVPTLIAVHPENDPENEGLELAKAYAVATGGDKAGVLNSSFVAEVKSDLMGEQTILCGVLQSASILCFDKMLEKRIDANYAAKLVQYGWETLTEALKHGGLTNMMDRLSNPAKVKAYELAEELKIIMRSLFHKHMDNIMSGEFSKGMMKDWANDDKDLLNWRKATGETVFEQTKATDELISEQDFFDNGTLLAAFLKAGVELAYETMVNSGIKAESAYYESLHEVPLIANTIARKKLYEMNRVISDTAEYGCYLFDHACQPLLADFMKNVDANLIGKPFSTDNKVDNKKLIAVNQALRNHPIEKIGATLRTSMSAMQKLKK